A stretch of the Oncorhynchus clarkii lewisi isolate Uvic-CL-2024 chromosome 9, UVic_Ocla_1.0, whole genome shotgun sequence genome encodes the following:
- the LOC139416700 gene encoding spermatogenesis-associated serine-rich protein 2-like isoform X1, which translates to MAKKNSQKDTSGMVFDTNLKMVMSQGGAFERMKEKISAVRAVVPNKSNNEIVLVLQHFENCVDKAVQAFLEGSAIDILKEWNVTGKKKPKKKKKPKPQPQPPGEEPAPAETTQPSETESTEAVNGFHANGSVLDGDSLDSLSEQLDSAFLNATELESEPATSDITGVEADYFCSGPSTTPHAQGGRNHQPPRGNKFRPRTNSQQSSTSSVLTTDESQQGFSGARKIAPNIDRSVKDLQRCTVSLTRYRVLVKDEMDSSIKTMKQTFAELQSCLMDREVTLLTEMDKVKAEAMAILDGRQKRAEELRRLTDQSASMSENQLSELRADIKHFVSERKYDEDLGKAVKFTFELEPLKTSVTGFGSVYHPQTGYSSRSRCSSTSSSITGLGSLEAPPQSQHQGSSFEGHPTHPNKTTFQGNRRYTAGPGYYSGGQRYNGGSYRDRNTNRGGYRSEGYQGYQGNQGQGDGPSHPTSTVTQSSNSTRGPSNSTPSSSYRQDHPSHNGLPQRPPRTHCP; encoded by the exons ATGGCGAAGAAAAACAGCCAGAAGG aTACTTCTGGGATGGTGTTCGACACTAACTTGAAAATGGTTATGTCCCAGGGAGGGGCATTTGAGAGAATGAAGGAGAAG ATTAGTGCCGTCAGGGCCGTTGTTCCCAACAAAAGCAACAATGAGATAGTTCTGGTGTTGCAGCACTTTGAGAACTGCGTTGATAAGGCCGTCCAGGCTTTCCTAGAAG GTAGTGCCATTGATATCTTGAAGGAGTGGAATGTAACTGGTAAAAAGAAG cccaagaagaaaaagaagcccaAGCCCCAGCCACAGCCTCCGGGAGAGGAGCCTGCTCCAGCCGAAACCACACAGCCTTCGGAGACTGAGAGTACAGAAGCAGTGAATGGGTTCCATGCCAATGGCTCTGTGTTGGACGGAGACTCATTAGACTCTCTGAGTGAGCAGTTGGATTCTGCCTTCTTGAATGCAACTGAGCTCGAATCTGAGCCTGCCACGTCGGACATTACAG GTGTGGAAGCAGACTATTTTTGTAGTGGCCCAAGCACCACCCCTCATGCTCAAGGAGGAAGGAATCACCAGCCTCCCCGTGGCAACAAGTTCCGTCCCAGAACCAACTCCCAGCAATCATCCACTTCCTCTGTGCTCACAACTGATGAAAGCCAACAGGGATTTTCTGGAGCCAGGAAGATTG CGCCCAACATTGACCGCTCTGTGAAGGACCTGCAGAGATGCACAGTGTCGCTTACTCGATACAGAGTGTTGGTTAAGGATGAAATGGACTCCTCTATTAAGACCATGAAGCAGACGTTTGCTGAGCTCCAGAGCTG TCTAATGGACAGAGAGGTTACTCTGTTGACAGAGATGGACAAAGTCAAAGCAGAAGCCA TGGCCATTTTGGATGGCCGTCAAAAAAGAGCAGAGGAGCTCCGCAGGCTAACTGACCAATCAGCATCCATGTCTGAGAACCAACTGAGTGAGCTACGAGCGGACATAAAG CACTTTGTAAGTGAACGTAAGTATGATGAAGACCTGGGAAAAGCTGTGAAGTTCACTTTCGAGCTAGAACCACTGAAGACAAGCGTCACAGGATTTGGATCAG TGTACCACCCTCAGACAGGCTACTCCAGCCGCTCCCGCTGTAGTTCCACCTCCTCGTCCATCACAGGCCTAGGGTCCCTAGAAGCACCACCTCAGTCTCAGCACCAGGGCTCCAGCTTCGAAGGACACCCTACCCATCCGAACAAAACG ACTTTCCAAGGCAACAGGCGGTATACGGCGGGCCCGGGATACTACTCCGGTGGTCAGCGGTATAATGGCGGCTCCTATCGCGACAGGAACACCAATCGCGGAGGCTACCGCTCCGAGGGTTACCAAGGCTACCAGGGAAACCAAGGCCAAGGTGACGGCCCCAGCCATCCTACCAGCACTGTAACACAATCCTCCAACTCCACAAGAGGCCCTTCCAACTCCACTCCATCCTCTTCTTACCGTCAAGACCACCCTTCTCATAACGGTCTGCCCCAAAGGCCTCCGCGGACACACTGCCCCTGA
- the LOC139416700 gene encoding spermatogenesis-associated serine-rich protein 2-like isoform X2, giving the protein MVFDTNLKMVMSQGGAFERMKEKISAVRAVVPNKSNNEIVLVLQHFENCVDKAVQAFLEGSAIDILKEWNVTGKKKPKKKKKPKPQPQPPGEEPAPAETTQPSETESTEAVNGFHANGSVLDGDSLDSLSEQLDSAFLNATELESEPATSDITGVEADYFCSGPSTTPHAQGGRNHQPPRGNKFRPRTNSQQSSTSSVLTTDESQQGFSGARKIAPNIDRSVKDLQRCTVSLTRYRVLVKDEMDSSIKTMKQTFAELQSCLMDREVTLLTEMDKVKAEAMAILDGRQKRAEELRRLTDQSASMSENQLSELRADIKHFVSERKYDEDLGKAVKFTFELEPLKTSVTGFGSVYHPQTGYSSRSRCSSTSSSITGLGSLEAPPQSQHQGSSFEGHPTHPNKTTFQGNRRYTAGPGYYSGGQRYNGGSYRDRNTNRGGYRSEGYQGYQGNQGQGDGPSHPTSTVTQSSNSTRGPSNSTPSSSYRQDHPSHNGLPQRPPRTHCP; this is encoded by the exons ATGGTGTTCGACACTAACTTGAAAATGGTTATGTCCCAGGGAGGGGCATTTGAGAGAATGAAGGAGAAG ATTAGTGCCGTCAGGGCCGTTGTTCCCAACAAAAGCAACAATGAGATAGTTCTGGTGTTGCAGCACTTTGAGAACTGCGTTGATAAGGCCGTCCAGGCTTTCCTAGAAG GTAGTGCCATTGATATCTTGAAGGAGTGGAATGTAACTGGTAAAAAGAAG cccaagaagaaaaagaagcccaAGCCCCAGCCACAGCCTCCGGGAGAGGAGCCTGCTCCAGCCGAAACCACACAGCCTTCGGAGACTGAGAGTACAGAAGCAGTGAATGGGTTCCATGCCAATGGCTCTGTGTTGGACGGAGACTCATTAGACTCTCTGAGTGAGCAGTTGGATTCTGCCTTCTTGAATGCAACTGAGCTCGAATCTGAGCCTGCCACGTCGGACATTACAG GTGTGGAAGCAGACTATTTTTGTAGTGGCCCAAGCACCACCCCTCATGCTCAAGGAGGAAGGAATCACCAGCCTCCCCGTGGCAACAAGTTCCGTCCCAGAACCAACTCCCAGCAATCATCCACTTCCTCTGTGCTCACAACTGATGAAAGCCAACAGGGATTTTCTGGAGCCAGGAAGATTG CGCCCAACATTGACCGCTCTGTGAAGGACCTGCAGAGATGCACAGTGTCGCTTACTCGATACAGAGTGTTGGTTAAGGATGAAATGGACTCCTCTATTAAGACCATGAAGCAGACGTTTGCTGAGCTCCAGAGCTG TCTAATGGACAGAGAGGTTACTCTGTTGACAGAGATGGACAAAGTCAAAGCAGAAGCCA TGGCCATTTTGGATGGCCGTCAAAAAAGAGCAGAGGAGCTCCGCAGGCTAACTGACCAATCAGCATCCATGTCTGAGAACCAACTGAGTGAGCTACGAGCGGACATAAAG CACTTTGTAAGTGAACGTAAGTATGATGAAGACCTGGGAAAAGCTGTGAAGTTCACTTTCGAGCTAGAACCACTGAAGACAAGCGTCACAGGATTTGGATCAG TGTACCACCCTCAGACAGGCTACTCCAGCCGCTCCCGCTGTAGTTCCACCTCCTCGTCCATCACAGGCCTAGGGTCCCTAGAAGCACCACCTCAGTCTCAGCACCAGGGCTCCAGCTTCGAAGGACACCCTACCCATCCGAACAAAACG ACTTTCCAAGGCAACAGGCGGTATACGGCGGGCCCGGGATACTACTCCGGTGGTCAGCGGTATAATGGCGGCTCCTATCGCGACAGGAACACCAATCGCGGAGGCTACCGCTCCGAGGGTTACCAAGGCTACCAGGGAAACCAAGGCCAAGGTGACGGCCCCAGCCATCCTACCAGCACTGTAACACAATCCTCCAACTCCACAAGAGGCCCTTCCAACTCCACTCCATCCTCTTCTTACCGTCAAGACCACCCTTCTCATAACGGTCTGCCCCAAAGGCCTCCGCGGACACACTGCCCCTGA